The DNA region TGTTTCCGGCCTTACTATCTCCTGGCTTCTTGTCCTTGTTCTTGGGACCCAGGGGAATCATGGTTGTGTCCATTAGCTTGCGTCGGAATCCCTTGTAGAACTGCAGCACTTGTGGATTGGCCCACACTTGCTTGGCGTCGAAGTCCAGGATGCGAATGGATTGCAGGGACTTAGCTCGGGACAAGGCTACGTAGGCCTGTCCAGCCTCGAATACTTTTGACAAGGACATCTCCACGCAGTCGAGGGTTAGACCTTGACTTTTGTGGATGGAAAATGCCCAGGCCAACTTCAATGGAACCTGACGACGTGTGATGAGGCCTCCTGAGGCGGTTTTAATGATCCACTTCTCGTGCTTGCAAACGTACTCCTGGTTGTTCTTGAACCTCACCACTGGCAGATCCTTGTCCATTCGCACAACCACGCCACGAGCTCCATTCACCAGACCATTGGATATGTTTATATTCTTGAGCAGCATTACTTGGGCATTTACCTTGAGGTACAATTGAGAGGGTGCCTGAATCTGTTGATCTAAAGTCTTTGTCATGCCGGCATCCGAGTCATCAGCCTTAAATAAAATCTTGTCCCCCTCGAGGTTTTCCAACTTGGACTCGTTAATGGAGTTCGCATCGTTTGTGTGGGAGCACAGTTGAGTGGCCAGAATGCCATTTCCCTCGATTTTCTGCTTGGAAGTGGCTGCCAGTCGGTTGGTTATGGAATCATTGACATGGCCAATGCGAAGGTGGTTGAGAATTTTCACAAACTCCGGATCCGATTGACGATGCACTTGCTTCAGTTCGTAGACACACTGGATGCAGGTCTCCCAGGCGCTGGACTGGAAGCAAAAACGCTGCTGGGGCGTTGCATTAGGCGCAGCTCCGAAATCTGCTTTAATAACTGGGGGAAGCTGCAGGAAATCGCCGCACAGGATGAGCTGAATGCCACCAAAGGGTCGATCATTGCGACGAATGTGACGGGCAACAGCTTCGATTTTCTACAGAAAGATAGGTTGTTAAACTCTCTATAAGAAGCACAAAAAAATGGGAAGTAGTACCTCAAAGAACTGCCCGTCCACCATGGAGATCTCATCGATGATCAGTCGTTTGCACTTTCTCCAGGTCTGGGCACTTGCGGGTCGTGAAGCCAGCTCCAGACACCTCTGCATGGAGGCGTCTCCTCCTCCGATGCCCGCGAAGGCGTGCAAAGTGGTGCCACCAATCAGGCACGCTGCCACTCCCGTGGAGGCTGTGGCCACTGTTCCATCGGGCGGCAGGGCCGA from Drosophila subpulchrella strain 33 F10 #4 breed RU33 chromosome 2L, RU_Dsub_v1.1 Primary Assembly, whole genome shotgun sequence includes:
- the LOC119547733 gene encoding ATP-dependent DNA helicase PIF1, giving the protein MDLNDAVLTCAVNMQWTNSVGITGRKLAYKTATLRLVRNDLRELFVEVTPEKLKPLKFKLKDLMVHKKFMAEGKATFNFKAENCTLYLSNAPPGTLMFFLRTIFIKMNGTEGGSQPDDASLQKKLREHLMSGKPSTFDDVSPVTTAEMILARKKAGLMSKGSVTTPSPQAAKKRRFEELKEEKDRGSLPAAKKLYQSTTDESLRLSEEQMEVLRACTSGKSVFFTGSAGTGKSFLLRRIISALPPDGTVATASTGVAACLIGGTTLHAFAGIGGGDASMQRCLELASRPASAQTWRKCKRLIIDEISMVDGQFFEKIEAVARHIRRNDRPFGGIQLILCGDFLQLPPVIKADFGAAPNATPQQRFCFQSSAWETCIQCVYELKQVHRQSDPEFVKILNHLRIGHVNDSITNRLAATSKQKIEGNGILATQLCSHTNDANSINESKLENLEGDKILFKADDSDAGMTKTLDQQIQAPSQLYLKVNAQVMLLKNINISNGLVNGARGVVVRMDKDLPVVRFKNNQEYVCKHEKWIIKTASGGLITRRQVPLKLAWAFSIHKSQGLTLDCVEMSLSKVFEAGQAYVALSRAKSLQSIRILDFDAKQVWANPQVLQFYKGFRRKLMDTTMIPLGPKNKDKKPGDSKAGNSALAKLKKSLMNKPLVSIS